Part of the Halopenitus persicus genome is shown below.
CGGACCGCTTCCAGCGTCTCTCGACCGACGGACTGCTCGCCGACATCACGAACACGGCGATCGAGGGGATCGAGGACCTCGCGGAGGTCCCGCTGGCCTACGGGCTGCCACGGGACGAGGGGTCGGTGCTGCCGTACGTCGTTCCGGAATACGAGGGAGCGCCGATCTACGAACACGAGGATCTCCCGTCGGTGGGCCGGGAGTCGTTGATCGACGACGTCCTCACGATCCGGTCGCTCGAGGCGATCGAGGAACCGCCGACAACCCTCCCGGAGCGGGAGACCGGACTCGTCTTCGAGTACGGCGAAAGCATGGACGGCGAAACCGGATCGGTCGACGTGGAGTACGAGCTCGTGCCCACCGCGGAGATCGAGCACATCGACGACTTCGTCGGACCGCAGTTGAGCTTCGAGTTCGCCGTTCCCGAGGCGGTCGAGGACGCGATCGCGGGCCACATCTCCACGACGGGAACCCCGTGGAGCCAGCCGCGGTACGAGAACCCCGCGGCGGACATCACGGTGCCGTTCCACCGCCAGGCGCTGGCGGACCGGTACGACGCGATCGGGGACGCGGCGCCGATCAACACCGTCCTCACGCGCGTGACGAGCACGATCGCGGACGACGACGCGCCCGAAAACGAGGGGGTCACGACCACCGAATCGGCGGTCGAATCGGTCGCGCTCCTCGAGAGCGACCCCGTGGCCGTCCCGACGTTCGCCGGCGTCGCCGCGGTGCACGACGTGCCCGAGGGAGACCACCGGCTGACCGTCAACGGCGCCGGGCGGGCCCCCCACAGCGAGCGCGTGACCGTCGCTGGAGGTGGATCGACGACCGCCGCCGGCGTCGAGGGTGAGATCCCGCTCGTCGCGCGCGAGCGCGCCAGGCGGATCTCGGTCAGCGACGAGACGGCGGACATCGAACTGACCCGGGTGGGTCTCGAGGACGACTTCGGGGGACGGCTGTACGACTCCGCCGTCGAGGGATCGGACGCGGTCTACGTCCACGACGGCGGCGCGTACACGGTCGAGTTCCGCGACGCGGACGACGCGGTGGGTGCGTCCCGTGTCAATCCGGATCCGGCTGCCGAATCGGCGATCCGGATCGATCGTCCCGAGACCGGGACCGCGTCGCTCGCCGCCTTCGTGGGCGATGTCGCGGATGAAACGCGGACGGAGATCGCCGCGGTCGAGGACGACCGTGACGATGAGGCGGCTGGCGATACGGACGGCGATGGGACGCCGACCGGCGGGAGTACCGAAAACGCCGGCGGCGGAGACTCCGAAACCGACCGAGACGGCTCCGAGAACGCGGTCGTCGGACTCCGCCGCGCCCTCGAAGCGATCGCCGAGAACGCGCGAGCGGCCGCGACGGAATCGCGGGCCGGAAATCGCGGTGCCGCGGAACAGCGGCTCGAGACGGTTCGCGACCGCCTCGACCGCGCGGTCGAGCGCCTCGAGGCGGCTGGCGATGGCGTTCCCGCGCCGCTGTCACGCGCGACGCGTCGCCGCCTCGACCAGGCGTCGCGGCGGACCGAACAGGCACTGAACTCACGAAAGCCGTGAGGCCCGCGTCACACGACGAAGCGCGCGGCTGCGGGCGGAACGTTCAGGCCCGCTCGATCTCGACGTGCCACTCGTCGGCGGTGACGCGTGTCGTCTCGTAGCGGAATCCGCGCCGCTCGAGGACGTCGTAGAGCGGTTCGGGTTCGAATCCGTTTATCAGCGTCAGCCGCTCCTCGGGACCGAGGTCGGTGAGGGCGTCGTCGATCCGCTCGAACGGCGGAGTCGCTGAGTCGCGGACGTCGAGACGGGTGGTGTGTGCGCTCATCGGATCACTCCCGTTTCGGGAACTCGGCACGGTACTCGTCCGGCGCCGCCTCCGTGACGCTGTATCCCTCCTCGTCGAACGCCTCGACCTCCGCCGCCATCTCGTAGAACAGCGGCTTGGGCTCGTGGTCGTTGACGATCGTCAGCGTCTCGCCCGGCGCCAGCGCCGCGAACTCGTCGTGGATCGTGTCGTGGCGGTCGACCGGCGGGATGTCACGTACGTCGAGCGTGGGCATACGGTCGAGTATCCGGGACGCGCCCGCCTCCCTCTTCCGGCGAACATATTCGATCGAGGAGGGTCCAGACCGGACGGGACGAAACCGAAAGGGGCGATCAGGATGTCGGGACGAGCCCCCACGTGACGTGGTCCCAGAGCCGCTCGTAGGCGTAGTACGTCCCCGTCTTGAGAAGGTTGGTGACGAGTCCGATGTTCATCGCCGCATACGCGTCACCGACGACGAACCAGGCGACGCCGACGGTGATCGCCACCATTAGCGTCCGGTAGCAGGCCGTCTTGAGCAGGGTCCGGCGGCGAGTGTGAACGGTCGACCGTGAGAACGCGCCCCTGGGCATAAATATAATAGGTTACTATCTGTTATAATGATATTGAAAAAGGTTACATCCGGGCGACGGTGGCCGGAGTGATCCCCATCCGGCCATCGAAGGCTCACGACAGCTCGTCGGCCAGCTCGGCGTAGGAGTCGACGACGAGCCCGGGCTCGTGTCCGAGTCGGGTCGGCGGGACGTCGAATCGGTTCACGAGGACCGTCTCCATCCCCGCCGCCGAGGCGCCGGCGACGTCGAAGGTGTGGGTCGCGACCATCGTACATTCCTCGAGCGGGCGGTCGACATGGGCCTCGATCGTCCGGTAGGCGTCGGGGTGAGGTTTATAAACGCCGGCGTCGTCGACGCTCGCGATCCCGTCGACGTACGCGTCGAAGCCGGTGTTCCCGGCGAGCGTCCGGAGCATCTCGGGCGTCCCGTCAGAAAGGACGTAGAGGTCGTGACCCGCCTCCTGAAGCCGTCCGAAGTGGGACAGGTCCTCGTAGGGCTCGAGGTGCTCGTAGGCCGCCAGCAGCGTCTCCACGATCTCCTCGGTCGGGTCGACGCCGTAATACTCGAGCGCGTACCGCAGCGACCGGACGGTGAGCTGCCGCCAGTCCTCGTAGGCGCCCATCAGGGAGACCTCCATCGAGTAGCCGATCTGGTGGTCGACCCACAGCCGCGAGAGGTCCGCAGCGAGGTCGGTCGGGAGGCCGGTGACCGCCGCGATCTCGTCGACGATCGAGTGTTGGTTGTGGGTCGACCCGTACACGTCGAAACAGAGTACCTCGGACATCGCCGGGTGGATGAACGGGTCCGTAAAGAAATCCGGGGGTGGATGGGTAACATTCACGTCCGCGCTCGACCGAGCACCGGGCAATGACCGAACGTGGACCGAACGCGGACCGCGGACCGAACGCGGACCGACGCGGGGATCGACCGACCGAGAGGGATCGAGACGAAGCCGACGGGCTCGCCTGGGAGACCGTCGGGACGCGGGTCGACTACGCGTGTCCGGGCTTCGACGTCCGCGTCGACGACGTGCGGTTCCCGAACGGGACCGCCGACGAGTACCACTACGTCGACGAGCCGCCGGCGGTCGTGGTCCTCCCGTTCACGCCGGCGGGCGACGTCGTCGTGATCGACGAGTGGCGGCAGGCTGTCGGCCGGGTCAACCGCGGACTGCCGGCCGGGACGGTCGAACCGGAGGACGTCGGGGACGCCGAGCGGTCGACCACGGCAGATTTCGAGGCGGCGGCCGCACGCGAACTCGCGGAGGAGACGGGGTATGCGGCGCAGGGCGGCTTCGAGCACCTGATCACCGTCGAGCCGACCAACGGGATCGCCAACTCCGTCCATCACCACTTCCTCGCGCACGGCTGTGAACCGACCGCCGAGCGCGATCTCGACCACAACGAGTCGATCGACGTCGACGTGGTGGACTACGATGACCTCCTCGCGGCCGTCGTGGACGGGGCGTGTCGGGACGGGCGGACGGTGACCGCGGTCCTACAGTACGAGTTGACGCGGCGGTGAGGTTCCGGAGTGCCAACCGTTTTGCGCGTCGGTCGCGTACCGCGGGTATGTCGATGGACGTGAACCGACGGTCCCCGATCGCGTCGGTCATCGCGGTCGTGAGCGCGATCGGATTGGGCGCCGGCGGCCTCCTCCTCGGGTTCCTGTTGACGTTCGTGGGCGGAGGCGTGCTGATAGTCGGCTTCGGCGTCGAGATCAGTGCGTCGCTGGGGCTGGTTCTCAGCCTCGTGTTCGTGCAGGGAGTCGGCTGTGCCGGCGTCGCGCTGGCGTACGCGCACCTCAGGCCGGAGATCCAGCCGGTCGTCCGTGACCTCCTCGGGGTGCCCCAGGACGCGAGCCGGTTTTCGATCGGCGTCTCGCTGCCCGGCCTCCGGGACGTCCTCGTCGTGATCGGCGGGTACGTTCTCGCGTTCGGGGGCGCGCTTGCTGGCGCATTTGCCCTCTCGGCCTACCAAGCGCTCACGAACACGGAGGTAGACACCGGCACGAACCAGGCGGCCGAGATCGGGATGTCGAACCCCGAGACCCTCCTGCTGCTCATTCCGGCTTCGATCCTGCTCATCGGCCCCGGCGAGGAGCTGCTGTTCCGCGGCGTCGTCCAGGGACGCCTCCGGGAGGTCTTTCACCCCGTCGTGGCGATCCTGCTCGCCAGCACCGTGTTCGCCGCGCTCCACTGGTTCGCGCTGACCGGCGGGTCGACGACCGGCAACCTCGTCAGCGTCGCGATCCTCGTGGTCCCGAGCCTCGTCTTCGGCGCGAGCTACGAGTATACGGGCAACATCGTCGTGCCGGCGCTGATACACGGGGTCTACAACGCGACCCTGTTCACGCTGTTGTACGTCACGATCGTCTACAGCGACGCGCTTCCGGCCGCCGGGGCGGCGGTCACGGCGGTCGTCTGAGGCGGTCAGCCGAGGGTCGGACGAGCAAGCGTCACTCCCGTCGTCGGACCTCGTGGCGCCCGAACCCGTATCGGAGCCGGTTCGCGAGCCGCCGGGAGAACCGCCCCTCGTTCCGGGAGTCGAACCGCTCGGCCAGGGCGTTATAGATGAGCGGGACCGGGACCTCCTGTTCGAGCGCCTCCTGGACCGTCCAGGTGCCGGTCGAGCCGCCGGCGACGTGGTCGGCGACGTCGCCCAGGTCCGAGCCCTCCTCGCGGAAGGCCTCCTCACACAGCTCCAGCAGCCACGACCGGATCACCGCGCCGTTGTTCCAGGTCCGGGCGACCGACTCCATGTCGAGGTCGAACCGCCCCTCGTGAAGCAGCTCGAACCCCTCGCCGTACGCCTGCATCAGCGCGTACTCGACGCCGTTGTGAACCATCTTCACGTAGTGGCCCGCCCCGGACTCACCCATCCGGTCGTGGCCATCGGGTCCGGTTGCGACGGCATCGAAGACGGGAACCAGTTCCTCGTAGGCCCACGCCGGCCCGCCGATCATCAGCGAGAAGCCCGTCTCGGCGCTGGCGGGACCGCCGGAGGTGCCGCAGTCGAGGTAGGCCGCGTCGGTCGCCTCGGCACGCCGAACCGAGGCCTGAAAGCGGGAGTTCCCGCCGTCGACGACGACGTCGTCGCTCCCGAGGTGCGGCTCGAGGTCGTCGAGCGTGGCGTCGACCGCCTCGCCCGCGGGAACCATCAGCCAGATCCGCTTGCCGGCCTCGCCGCCCGAATCGAGCCGGTCACAGAGGTCGGCCACCGAGTCCGCCGGCTCGGCACCGGCCTCGGCCGCGGTCGCGGTCGCCTCCGCCGAGAGGTCGAAGGCCACCACGTCGTGGCCCGCATCGAGACACCGGTCGACGACGATCCGTCCCATCCGACCCAAACCGATGACGCCCAGTTGCATACGCGGGAGGTCGGGAGGCCGGTCCCTAGTGGTTGCGATCGGTGGCGGGCCAGGGCAGGTCACGGTCGAAAAACGCGGCGAACGACGTTCCGGAGGAAAAACCGGCGAACGACGTTCCGGAGGAAAAACCGGCGAACGACGATGGCGGTGGCCGTCGTCCTCAGGTGTCGCTGCGCTGGTACCGGTTGCGCAGCAGGATCGCGGTCGCGTTGAGCAGGATCATCGTCGCGAGCAGGACGACGACGCCGGCGGCGACCACGCCGTAGCGGAACTCCGGCTGCGGCCGGGCCCGCCAGTTGTAGATCTGCATCGGCATCGCGCTCACGCTGTCGAAGAGCGTGGTCGGCACGCTGAAGACGCTCGTGGCGGCGCCGATCATGATGAGCGGCGCGGTCTCGCCGATGGCGCGACCCAGCGCGAGGATCGTTCCGGTGAGGATCCCCGGCAGCGCCTGCGGGAGCGTGACGTTCCGGAGCGTCTGCCACTCGCTTGCGCCCATCCCGCGGCTCGCCTGTCGGTAGGAGTCGGGGACGGCGCGCAGCGCCTCCTGGGAGGAGACGATGACGATCGGCAACACGAGCAGGCCGACGGTCAGCCCGCCGACGAGGACGATCCCGCTATCGAAGCCGATCCCGCGCACGAAAACGGCGAGGCCGAGCAGCCCGTAGACGACCGAGGGAACGCCCGCGAGGTTGGCGATGTTGATCCGGACGATCCGAGTGATCCGGTTCTCGGGCGCGTACTCCTCCAGGTAGACCGCCGCCCCGATCCCGATCGGGAAGACGGCGAAGACCATCACGACCAGGATGAGCAGCGACCCGACGATCGGGGCGAGGAACCCGGCCTCGGCCGGGGTCCGCGAGGGGAGACTCGTGAGGAACTGCCAGTCGACCCAGGAGCTATGCGCGGGATCGAGGAGCGAGAAGGCGTCGACCGCGACGTACGCGAGGAGGATGAACACCATCGCGATCCCGGAGAGCGCGGCGAACAGGAGCGCGTACGCGAACGCCTTGTCGCGGAGCGCACGGTACAGCGGACCCCAGCCGCTTCGGGCGAACGGGTTGGTCCCCGATCCGGCTGCGGTCCCGTCCGCGGAGGCCCCCTCGCCGGCGGTTTCCGGATCCGGCTCGACGCTCATCGGTACTCCTCCCGGAGCCGGTCACGGATGACCTCGGCGCCGATGTTCAAACTGAAGGTGAACACGAACAACACGAGCCCGAGCGCGAACATCGAGTAGTAGGCCGGCGTGCCGCCGCCGCCCTCGGCGTGGGCGACGTTGACCATCGCCGCCGTGATCGTCTCGCTCG
Proteins encoded:
- a CDS encoding DUF2249 domain-containing protein, with the translated sequence MSAHTTRLDVRDSATPPFERIDDALTDLGPEERLTLINGFEPEPLYDVLERRGFRYETTRVTADEWHVEIERA
- a CDS encoding DUF2249 domain-containing protein, producing the protein MPTLDVRDIPPVDRHDTIHDEFAALAPGETLTIVNDHEPKPLFYEMAAEVEAFDEEGYSVTEAAPDEYRAEFPKRE
- a CDS encoding haloacid dehalogenase type II; the encoded protein is MSEVLCFDVYGSTHNQHSIVDEIAAVTGLPTDLAADLSRLWVDHQIGYSMEVSLMGAYEDWRQLTVRSLRYALEYYGVDPTEEIVETLLAAYEHLEPYEDLSHFGRLQEAGHDLYVLSDGTPEMLRTLAGNTGFDAYVDGIASVDDAGVYKPHPDAYRTIEAHVDRPLEECTMVATHTFDVAGASAAGMETVLVNRFDVPPTRLGHEPGLVVDSYAELADELS
- a CDS encoding DUF2061 domain-containing protein; the encoded protein is MPRGAFSRSTVHTRRRTLLKTACYRTLMVAITVGVAWFVVGDAYAAMNIGLVTNLLKTGTYYAYERLWDHVTWGLVPTS
- a CDS encoding CPBP family intramembrane glutamic endopeptidase, whose protein sequence is MSMDVNRRSPIASVIAVVSAIGLGAGGLLLGFLLTFVGGGVLIVGFGVEISASLGLVLSLVFVQGVGCAGVALAYAHLRPEIQPVVRDLLGVPQDASRFSIGVSLPGLRDVLVVIGGYVLAFGGALAGAFALSAYQALTNTEVDTGTNQAAEIGMSNPETLLLLIPASILLIGPGEELLFRGVVQGRLREVFHPVVAILLASTVFAALHWFALTGGSTTGNLVSVAILVVPSLVFGASYEYTGNIVVPALIHGVYNATLFTLLYVTIVYSDALPAAGAAVTAVV
- the pstA gene encoding phosphate ABC transporter permease PstA, which produces MSVEPDPETAGEGASADGTAAGSGTNPFARSGWGPLYRALRDKAFAYALLFAALSGIAMVFILLAYVAVDAFSLLDPAHSSWVDWQFLTSLPSRTPAEAGFLAPIVGSLLILVVMVFAVFPIGIGAAVYLEEYAPENRITRIVRINIANLAGVPSVVYGLLGLAVFVRGIGFDSGIVLVGGLTVGLLVLPIVIVSSQEALRAVPDSYRQASRGMGASEWQTLRNVTLPQALPGILTGTILALGRAIGETAPLIMIGAATSVFSVPTTLFDSVSAMPMQIYNWRARPQPEFRYGVVAAGVVVLLATMILLNATAILLRNRYQRSDT
- a CDS encoding decarboxylating 6-phosphogluconate dehydrogenase, whose protein sequence is MQLGVIGLGRMGRIVVDRCLDAGHDVVAFDLSAEATATAAEAGAEPADSVADLCDRLDSGGEAGKRIWLMVPAGEAVDATLDDLEPHLGSDDVVVDGGNSRFQASVRRAEATDAAYLDCGTSGGPASAETGFSLMIGGPAWAYEELVPVFDAVATGPDGHDRMGESGAGHYVKMVHNGVEYALMQAYGEGFELLHEGRFDLDMESVARTWNNGAVIRSWLLELCEEAFREEGSDLGDVADHVAGGSTGTWTVQEALEQEVPVPLIYNALAERFDSRNEGRFSRRLANRLRYGFGRHEVRRRE
- a CDS encoding NUDIX hydrolase, giving the protein MTERGPNADRGPNADRRGDRPTERDRDEADGLAWETVGTRVDYACPGFDVRVDDVRFPNGTADEYHYVDEPPAVVVLPFTPAGDVVVIDEWRQAVGRVNRGLPAGTVEPEDVGDAERSTTADFEAAAARELAEETGYAAQGGFEHLITVEPTNGIANSVHHHFLAHGCEPTAERDLDHNESIDVDVVDYDDLLAAVVDGACRDGRTVTAVLQYELTRR